In Deinococcus sp. QL22, the following are encoded in one genomic region:
- a CDS encoding ABC transporter permease, which produces MTVALAKPPRARSNSTLQIALRRLLKHKAAMVSLAIILLLVLIAIFAPLIAPYDPNTQDLEGIYRPPGPGHPLGQDSLGRDMLSRIIYGSRISLLVGFTVALFSVVLGTFMGVLAGYFGGRTDNVISRFIEIMLSIPELPLQLTLSGLFAVSDVPAIVALRDNPLSSVFIIVGIFTFFGWMGTARLVRGEVLRLKNLEYVDAARALGAKNGRIMLQHLVPNLIAIIIVNGTLAVGGAILGEAALSFLGFGIQPPVSTWGNMLSNANEVVLEHPFVAFYPGLAILITVLSFNFLGDGLRDAFDPKSRL; this is translated from the coding sequence ATGACTGTCGCTCTTGCCAAACCGCCCCGCGCCCGCAGTAATTCCACCTTGCAAATTGCGCTCCGGCGTCTGCTCAAGCACAAGGCTGCCATGGTCAGCCTCGCGATTATCCTGCTGTTGGTGCTGATCGCTATTTTTGCGCCCCTGATCGCACCATACGATCCCAACACGCAGGATCTGGAAGGCATTTATAGGCCGCCTGGCCCCGGCCATCCCCTCGGCCAAGACAGTTTGGGCCGCGATATGTTGTCGCGCATTATTTACGGCAGCCGCATCAGCCTCTTGGTCGGATTCACGGTGGCTCTGTTCAGCGTGGTGCTGGGCACGTTCATGGGCGTGCTGGCCGGATATTTTGGCGGCCGCACCGACAACGTCATCAGCCGCTTTATCGAAATCATGCTGTCTATCCCCGAACTGCCCCTGCAACTGACCCTCAGCGGCCTGTTCGCCGTCAGCGACGTGCCCGCCATCGTCGCTCTGCGCGACAATCCACTGTCGAGCGTGTTCATCATCGTGGGTATCTTTACCTTCTTTGGGTGGATGGGCACGGCCCGGCTGGTGCGCGGCGAAGTGTTGCGCCTCAAAAATCTGGAATATGTAGACGCGGCTCGGGCGCTGGGGGCCAAAAATGGCCGCATCATGCTTCAACATCTGGTGCCCAACCTGATCGCCATCATCATCGTCAACGGCACGCTGGCGGTGGGCGGCGCGATCCTGGGCGAAGCGGCGCTGTCGTTCCTCGGCTTCGGCATTCAGCCGCCTGTATCCACGTGGGGCAACATGCTCAGCAACGCCAACGAAGTCGTGCTGGAGCATCCGTTCGTGGCTTTCTATCCCGGCCTGG